The Candidatus Eisenbacteria bacterium DNA segment CGCGGCCGTAGCTCTTGCCCACCCAGAGACCGCCGTTGCGCTTCGCGTCGTAAAGCGCGATCGCCGGCGACTGCAGGATGTCGAGCAGGCGCTCCCGGCCCACCCAGTCGAGAACGTGCGTCGCGGCTTCGTTGCTCGAGACGCGGATCATCTTCGTGATCTCGTCGAGATGCGCGGCATCGAGCGGAAGGCGCCCGCGCCCGGCCTCGACGAATGCGCCGAGCAGGATTGCGATCTTCGGCAGGCTCGCCGCGTAGACCATTTCGTGACCGTTCAGCATCGCGAGCCG contains these protein-coding regions:
- a CDS encoding serine hydrolase, translating into MRDLGLTAGVEAGHLSLALLDLSRADAPRLAMLNGHEMVYAASLPKIAILLGAFVEAGRGRLPLDAAHLDEITKMIRVSSNEAATHVLDWVGRERLLDILQSPAIALYDAKRNGGLWVGKSYGR